In the genome of Raphanus sativus cultivar WK10039 chromosome 4, ASM80110v3, whole genome shotgun sequence, one region contains:
- the LOC108850452 gene encoding probable polygalacturonase At3g15720: MKSSYHPQRMEIIVRVVFVLTLVNFGFVNGQIYDVLKFGAKGDGTTDNSKAFVEAWKAMCSSGGNNKTLLIPSDNTFLLQPLVFQGPCNSPSVKVQLEGKIVAPLNKAAWSDLKSCEWVSFNKIIGLTVFGSGTINGRGSSFWKANTPASKHPTQLHFQGCNNLEIYGITSFDSPRNHISINDCRQVKITQIKLIAPGDSPNTDGIDISASTDVEIYDTMVGTGDDCVALNSGSINISITRMQCGPGHGISVGSLGKDGEESIVENVQVTNCTFNETDNGARIKTWPNGKGYARNIVFKDIILTETKNPIIIDQQYIDKGRIDVEESSAVAISNVTFVDFRGTSRQDEIIKIDCSEVTSCKDIILDRIDITTIDGKKPIVECINAYGNSTNAYDGCLKPTHKPNL; encoded by the exons TATCATCCTCAGAGAATG GAAATCATAGTACGTGTTGTGTTCGTGTTGACGTTAGTCAATTTTGGATTTGTAAATGGTCAAATCTATGATGTCCTTAAATTTGGTGCTAAGGGAGATGGTACTACCGATAATTCAAAG GCTTTTGTAGAAGCATGGAAAGCTATGTGCAGTAGTGGTGGGAATAATAAAACACTCCTTATTCCTTCAGATAATACCTTTTTACTACAACCTCTAGTGTTTCAAGGTCCTTGTAACTCTCCATCTGTAAAAGTTCAG TTGGAAGGAAAGATTGTCGCCCCTCTTAACAAAGCAGCATGGTCAGATTTGAAGTCATGCGAATGGGtcagttttaataaaatcatcGGTCTAACGGTCTTTGGTTCAGGAACAATCAATGGACGTGGTTCATCTTTCTGGAAG GCCAATACGCCAGCTTCTAAACACCCGACT CAATTGCATTTTCAAGGATGCAATAATCTTGAAATATATGGAATAACCTCATTCGATAGCCCGAGAAACCATATCTCAATCAACGATTGCAGACAAGTCAAAATCACCCAGATAAAACTTATAGCGCCTGGTGATAGTCCTAACACCGATGGAATTGATATTTCAGCATCAACTGATGTTGAAATATATGACACTATGGTTGGAACAG GAGATGATTGTGTAGCTTTGAACAGTGGAAGTATAAATATCTCCATCACAAGGATGCAATGTGGTCCTGGACATGGAATAAG TGTGGGAAGTTTAGGAAAAGATGGAGAAGAATCTATAGTTGAGAACGTCCAAGTGACTAACTGCACTTTCAATGAGACGGACAATGGAGCGAGAATTAAGACATGGCCG aACGGAAAAGGATATGCAAGGAATATAGTTTTCAAGGATATCATACTCACTGAAACCAAAAATCCAATTATAATCGATCAACAGTATATAGACAAGGGACGTATCGACGTAGAG gaATCATCAGCAGTGGCCATTAGCAACGTGACATTCGTGGATTTTCGTGGAACGTCACGACAAGATGAGATTATAAAGATAGATTGCAGCGAAGTCACATCTTGCAAAGATATCATTCTAGATAGAATTGATATTACTACGATTGATGGAAAGAAGCCAATAGTTGAATGCATTAACGCTTATGGAAATTCAACCAATGCTTATGATGGTTGTTTGAAGCCCACACACAAGCCCAACTTATGA